In Bremerella cremea, one DNA window encodes the following:
- a CDS encoding HlyD family secretion protein translates to MIALFVILYVAGIWLFYIQLKVKPNPINLAVAAVIGFVAVGTIVILWQFSAPTSGQLVVSRYTIQIVPQVQGPIVSLNAKPNEPLKKDKDILFEIQKDLYQIAVRQSEAALGAAKSTVSQSEAAIKVADATVTEAVANAAAIKSELDAKNETNEKSPGAVSKIQIIQLTDKYDAAQATVAKSKATRDESVVALEIAKQNVGQAQANLDKAKFDLSQCTVYAPADGFVTNWQVREGSMAVPLPLSPMGTFIDTSHVDVVAIFSQNVTKNIQPGDPVEFALKAYPGQIITGTVDSIIAATGEGQFVTSGKLVSADSIHSSGKFAVKIKLDDPKLNETIPMGTAGMCSVYTNTGSPFHIISKVTVRIKAWMYYLIPF, encoded by the coding sequence ATGATCGCCTTGTTTGTCATTCTTTATGTTGCTGGAATTTGGCTGTTTTATATTCAGCTGAAGGTCAAACCCAATCCAATCAACTTGGCCGTCGCCGCCGTCATCGGCTTTGTGGCCGTCGGCACGATTGTCATTCTGTGGCAATTCTCGGCCCCAACTTCCGGTCAACTGGTCGTCTCGCGATACACCATCCAAATCGTGCCGCAGGTTCAAGGGCCGATCGTCAGCTTGAACGCGAAACCGAACGAGCCCCTCAAAAAAGACAAAGACATCCTTTTCGAGATTCAAAAGGATCTTTACCAAATTGCGGTTCGGCAAAGCGAAGCCGCTTTGGGTGCCGCCAAAAGCACCGTCAGCCAATCGGAAGCAGCCATCAAAGTCGCTGACGCCACCGTCACCGAAGCGGTCGCCAATGCCGCAGCAATCAAGTCGGAACTCGACGCCAAGAACGAGACCAACGAAAAATCCCCCGGCGCGGTTAGCAAAATTCAAATCATCCAACTCACCGACAAGTATGACGCCGCCCAGGCCACCGTCGCAAAGTCGAAAGCCACTCGCGACGAATCGGTGGTCGCGTTGGAAATCGCCAAGCAAAACGTTGGTCAGGCACAAGCCAACCTCGACAAAGCGAAATTCGACCTCAGCCAATGTACTGTCTATGCCCCAGCCGACGGCTTTGTCACCAATTGGCAAGTCCGCGAAGGCTCGATGGCGGTGCCTCTCCCCTTGTCTCCGATGGGCACTTTCATCGACACTTCGCATGTCGATGTCGTGGCAATCTTCAGCCAGAACGTGACCAAGAATATTCAACCAGGCGATCCGGTCGAATTCGCTTTGAAAGCTTACCCAGGCCAAATAATAACGGGCACGGTCGACTCGATCATCGCGGCAACCGGGGAAGGCCAGTTCGTCACCTCAGGCAAACTAGTTTCTGCCGACAGCATCCACTCTAGCGGCAAGTTCGCCGTGAAGATCAAGCTAGACGACCCAAAGCTTAACGAGACCATTCCCATGGGAACGGCCGGAATGTGCAGTGTCTATACGAACACCGGCTCTCCCTTCCATATCATCAGCAAAGTTACCGTTCGGATAAAAGCCTGGATGTACTACCTGATTCCGTTCTAA
- a CDS encoding DUF3302 domain-containing protein produces the protein MVDFATLFAWFVLIILFAVIVAAVVALGSLPGRIARQSNHPHAAAINVASWLGLIFGGIGWAIAFVWALVPCGQASPTTSTGSSESLSQQVAALQAEVDSLKKQLAQST, from the coding sequence ATGGTCGATTTCGCCACTCTGTTTGCGTGGTTCGTTCTCATCATCTTATTTGCGGTAATCGTAGCGGCGGTTGTCGCGCTCGGCTCGCTGCCGGGGCGTATTGCCCGCCAAAGCAATCACCCTCATGCCGCCGCGATTAATGTCGCCAGTTGGCTGGGCTTGATATTTGGTGGCATCGGCTGGGCGATTGCTTTTGTCTGGGCTTTGGTCCCCTGCGGCCAAGCTTCGCCAACCACATCGACAGGCAGTTCGGAATCGTTGTCTCAGCAAGTTGCCGCTTTGCAAGCGGAAGTCGACTCGCTGAAGAAGCAACTCGCACAATCGACCTAA
- a CDS encoding arylsulfatase produces the protein MSWSRCLLAFVCTLVTAVTSQAAEQPNILVIWGDDIGLWNISHVSRGMMGYQTPNIDRIAKEGLYFTDYYGQQSCTAGRAAFMGGTVPVRTGMTKVGLPGAKEGWQKTDVTIATILKSQGYATGQFGKNHFGDLDEHLPTMHGFDEFFGNLYHLNAEEEPENRDYPNDLVLPSGKTFREQYGPRGVLKCKANGDGTQTIENTGPLTKKRMETIDEETNAAAKEFIQRQVKADKPFFCWWNATRMHFRTHVKEEHKGISGPTGDEYHDGMVEHDMMVGELLDLVDELKIADNTIVFYSTDNGPHYNTWPDAGTTPFRSEKNSNWEGAYRVPAFVRWPGKFPAGKTLNGVVAHEDWLVTFAAAAGAPDIKEKLMKGVELNGREYHNHPDGYNMLDYFSGKAEQSPRKEFFYVNDDGQVVALRLGPWKAVFLENRGQAFGVWREPFTELRVPLLFNLRRDPFEKAQHNANTYDDWFLDRAFVLVPMQQIAGKFLQSMAEYPPSQSPGSFNLEKIQKQIEAAASGS, from the coding sequence ATGTCTTGGTCACGTTGTTTGCTTGCGTTTGTATGCACCTTGGTTACTGCAGTAACCTCTCAAGCTGCTGAGCAGCCGAATATTCTTGTTATCTGGGGGGATGATATCGGGCTCTGGAACATCAGCCACGTCAGCCGCGGCATGATGGGTTATCAAACGCCGAACATCGATCGAATCGCTAAAGAAGGACTTTACTTTACCGATTATTACGGCCAACAAAGCTGCACCGCTGGCCGTGCGGCATTCATGGGAGGCACGGTTCCGGTTCGGACCGGCATGACCAAAGTGGGCCTGCCCGGAGCCAAAGAGGGTTGGCAGAAGACCGACGTCACCATCGCCACCATTTTGAAAAGCCAGGGGTATGCGACCGGCCAATTTGGTAAGAACCACTTTGGCGATCTCGATGAACATTTGCCCACAATGCACGGCTTCGACGAGTTCTTTGGCAACCTCTATCACTTAAACGCCGAGGAAGAACCTGAAAACCGCGACTACCCCAACGACCTCGTGCTTCCGAGCGGTAAGACCTTTCGCGAGCAGTACGGCCCGCGGGGTGTGCTGAAGTGCAAGGCCAATGGAGACGGCACCCAAACCATTGAAAACACCGGGCCGCTCACCAAAAAGCGGATGGAAACGATCGACGAAGAAACCAATGCCGCCGCCAAAGAGTTCATCCAACGTCAGGTGAAAGCCGACAAACCGTTCTTCTGCTGGTGGAATGCCACACGCATGCACTTTCGCACGCATGTTAAGGAAGAACACAAAGGAATCTCTGGCCCAACCGGCGACGAGTACCACGACGGCATGGTCGAACACGACATGATGGTGGGCGAACTACTGGACCTGGTCGACGAACTGAAGATCGCCGACAACACGATTGTCTTCTACTCGACCGACAACGGCCCGCACTACAATACTTGGCCCGATGCCGGCACCACGCCGTTTCGTAGCGAGAAAAACTCGAACTGGGAAGGTGCCTACCGGGTGCCTGCTTTCGTTCGCTGGCCAGGCAAGTTCCCTGCCGGCAAAACCCTCAACGGCGTTGTGGCGCACGAAGACTGGCTGGTTACTTTTGCCGCGGCCGCCGGTGCCCCAGATATCAAAGAAAAGCTGATGAAAGGAGTCGAACTGAATGGCCGAGAGTATCATAACCATCCAGACGGCTACAACATGCTCGACTATTTCTCGGGCAAAGCAGAGCAATCGCCCCGCAAAGAATTCTTCTATGTGAATGATGACGGCCAAGTCGTGGCACTGCGACTGGGCCCCTGGAAAGCCGTGTTCCTAGAAAACCGTGGCCAGGCCTTTGGTGTCTGGCGCGAGCCGTTCACCGAGTTGCGCGTGCCGCTTCTGTTCAATCTGCGGCGTGATCCTTTCGAGAAAGCTCAGCACAACGCCAACACGTACGATGATTGGTTCCTCGATCGTGCTTTCGTTTTAGTGCCGATGCAGCAAATCGCCGGTAAGTTCCTGCAATCGATGGCAGAATACCCGCCGAGCCAGTCCCCTGGTTCGTTTAATCTGGAAAAAATCCAGAAGCAAATCGAAGCAGCCGCATCCGGCAGTTAG
- a CDS encoding DUF1559 domain-containing protein, with the protein MKMCPSPSEPVSPPRRGFTLVELLVVIAIIGVLIALLLPAVQQAREAARRMQCTNNLKNIGLALHNYHDTYQKLPYLGFDDYSGDTISAFGRILPFIEQNALYETLDFTHVRANDGRNTLYRTTPLNVYSCPSETVTLGESNSGNHHWSHQRYSYGLCVGNTNYAQQDANNWDGLWTYKNGGSAFKMGYEIFGLNIVTDGTSNTIMASELPMNTNDQGWQGMYAAGVYASGAGFTGYLGPNTRSSVDGGRRCWDSKDYIQKIPCHNSGDNWRSATFAAFSMHPGGVNAANFDASVTFVPETIDIWTWRARTSTNGGEVINNN; encoded by the coding sequence ATGAAAATGTGTCCGTCCCCCTCTGAACCTGTTTCTCCCCCACGTCGTGGGTTTACGCTCGTTGAATTGCTGGTGGTGATTGCCATCATCGGTGTTTTGATTGCCCTGCTACTTCCAGCTGTGCAACAAGCCCGTGAAGCAGCACGGCGAATGCAGTGCACCAATAACCTGAAGAATATTGGGCTGGCGTTGCACAATTATCACGATACTTATCAGAAGCTCCCCTACCTCGGCTTCGATGATTACAGCGGCGACACCATCTCAGCCTTCGGACGCATCTTGCCGTTTATCGAGCAGAACGCTTTGTACGAGACGCTTGACTTCACGCACGTTCGGGCAAACGACGGACGCAACACGCTTTACCGCACAACCCCGCTCAACGTCTACTCGTGCCCGTCGGAAACCGTCACCTTGGGTGAATCGAACAGCGGCAATCATCACTGGTCGCATCAACGCTACAGCTATGGTCTGTGCGTGGGTAACACCAATTATGCCCAACAGGATGCCAACAACTGGGATGGCTTGTGGACCTACAAAAACGGTGGATCTGCCTTCAAGATGGGCTACGAGATCTTCGGTCTGAACATCGTCACCGACGGCACCAGCAACACCATCATGGCTTCTGAACTGCCGATGAACACCAACGATCAAGGTTGGCAAGGCATGTACGCTGCCGGGGTTTACGCTTCCGGTGCTGGTTTCACTGGTTACCTTGGCCCCAACACCCGATCGTCGGTCGACGGGGGACGTCGTTGCTGGGATTCGAAAGACTACATTCAGAAAATCCCTTGCCACAACAGTGGCGATAACTGGCGTAGCGCCACCTTTGCCGCTTTCAGCATGCACCCAGGCGGTGTGAACGCCGCTAACTTCGACGCTTCGGTTACCTTCGTTCCTGAAACGATCGATATTTGGACCTGGCGTGCACGCACCTCCACCAACGGTGGCGAAGTGATTAACAACAACTAA
- a CDS encoding methyl-accepting chemotaxis protein produces MPNTATLEAPSKTTKSTSTKSPANRRSSAEETLRHEIDLLKAENAAINRSQAVIEFSPDGTILTANNNFLNAVGYSLDEIQGQHHRMFVEPAYANSAEYRRFWDKLASGSFEAGQFKRLGKGGKEIWIQASYNPILDDHGKTIKVVKYATDVTEQKLAEANLEGQLEAIDKVQAVIEFAMDGTVITANENFLNTLGYSLNEIQGQHHQMFVEAEFARSPEYRRFWEKLNRGEYEAKEYKRIGKGGKEVWIQASYNPILDPNGKPYKVVKFATDVTEVKLKNADYSGQLEAINKAQAVIEFNMDGTVRTANDNFLQTLGYTLGEIQGRHHQIFVENDFAASAEYREFWAKLNRGEYEAKEYKRIGKGGKEVWIQASYNPILDLNGKPYKVVKYATDVTRQVRMRMEMAELIANVNESANQFTDSATTVSEASQTLAEGAQTQSAAVEEISASAQELTRSIQGVRDRANETDKLATETSRIAVDGGHAVTKSGEAMDLIKASSEQIGDIIQVISEIASQTNLLALNAAIEAARAGEHGLGFAVVADEVRKLAERASDAAKDVSALIKESTARVANGVELSSQAGSALEKIVAAVESTSSKIAEIAAATDEQISMAQEVYSSVQQVAGVTEQSTASSEEMAASAEELGAQAQSLKELVESFDMHG; encoded by the coding sequence ATGCCGAATACCGCAACGCTCGAAGCTCCTAGTAAGACAACCAAATCAACCAGCACCAAGAGCCCTGCCAATCGTCGAAGCTCGGCCGAAGAAACGCTACGGCACGAGATTGACTTGCTCAAGGCTGAAAACGCGGCAATCAATCGATCTCAAGCGGTGATCGAATTTTCGCCCGACGGGACGATCTTGACTGCCAACAACAACTTCTTGAATGCCGTGGGGTATTCTTTGGATGAAATTCAGGGACAGCATCATCGGATGTTTGTCGAACCTGCCTACGCCAACAGTGCCGAGTACCGCCGGTTTTGGGATAAGCTTGCCTCGGGAAGCTTTGAAGCAGGCCAATTTAAGCGTTTAGGAAAGGGTGGCAAGGAAATCTGGATTCAAGCCAGCTACAACCCGATCTTGGATGACCACGGCAAAACGATCAAGGTCGTCAAATACGCCACCGACGTGACCGAACAAAAGTTGGCCGAAGCTAATCTCGAAGGCCAGTTGGAAGCGATTGACAAGGTCCAGGCGGTCATCGAGTTCGCCATGGATGGCACGGTCATCACGGCCAACGAGAACTTTCTTAACACGCTTGGCTATTCGTTGAATGAAATCCAGGGACAGCATCATCAGATGTTCGTCGAAGCGGAATTTGCCCGCAGCCCCGAGTATCGCCGGTTCTGGGAGAAGCTCAACCGTGGTGAATACGAAGCGAAGGAGTACAAGCGAATTGGCAAGGGAGGGAAGGAAGTTTGGATTCAAGCCTCCTACAACCCAATCTTAGATCCCAACGGCAAGCCTTACAAAGTCGTCAAATTTGCTACTGACGTTACCGAAGTCAAGTTGAAGAACGCGGATTACTCTGGCCAATTGGAAGCGATCAACAAGGCACAAGCCGTGATCGAGTTCAACATGGACGGCACCGTTCGCACGGCCAACGATAATTTCCTGCAAACGCTCGGCTACACGCTGGGCGAAATTCAGGGACGTCATCATCAAATCTTTGTGGAAAACGACTTCGCGGCTAGTGCCGAGTACCGTGAATTTTGGGCGAAGCTCAATCGCGGTGAATACGAAGCGAAGGAGTACAAGCGAATTGGTAAGGGGGGCAAAGAAGTCTGGATTCAAGCCTCGTACAACCCAATTCTCGACCTGAACGGCAAGCCGTACAAAGTGGTGAAGTATGCCACCGACGTCACTCGTCAGGTTCGTATGCGGATGGAAATGGCGGAACTGATTGCCAACGTCAACGAAAGTGCCAATCAGTTCACCGACAGTGCCACGACGGTCAGCGAAGCTTCGCAAACATTGGCTGAAGGGGCTCAAACGCAAAGTGCCGCAGTCGAAGAAATCAGCGCATCGGCACAAGAGCTGACCCGCTCCATTCAAGGGGTCCGTGACCGTGCCAACGAAACCGATAAGCTGGCTACCGAGACCAGTCGAATCGCCGTCGATGGTGGCCATGCGGTTACCAAGTCGGGCGAGGCGATGGACTTGATTAAAGCTTCTTCCGAACAGATCGGTGACATCATTCAGGTGATCAGCGAGATTGCCAGCCAGACCAACTTGCTCGCTTTGAATGCAGCGATCGAGGCAGCTCGGGCCGGTGAACATGGCCTGGGATTTGCCGTGGTGGCGGACGAAGTGCGAAAGTTGGCCGAACGAGCCAGCGATGCAGCCAAGGACGTTTCCGCGTTGATCAAGGAATCGACCGCTCGTGTTGCCAACGGTGTGGAACTGAGTTCTCAAGCCGGATCGGCCTTAGAGAAGATTGTTGCCGCCGTCGAATCGACGTCGAGCAAGATCGCCGAGATCGCTGCGGCGACCGACGAGCAGATCAGCATGGCTCAAGAGGTTTACAGCTCGGTCCAGCAAGTGGCTGGGGTTACCGAACAGTCAACCGCTTCCAGCGAAGAAATGGCCGCCAGTGCCGAAGAGCTTGGAGCTCAAGCTCAGTCGCTGAAAGAGCTGGTCGAAAGCTTCGATATGCACGGCTAA
- a CDS encoding GTP-binding protein: MTTTTPKIRFVMIGGFLGAGKTTTIGRLAKAYQDQGLKVGVVTNDQAADLVDTNLLRSQGLQVGEVAGACFCCNFNELTSTVEKLSAEERPDVVIAEPVGSCTDLVATVIQPLMRLFKAQFDVAPYGVILKPSHGLRILRQEANAGFSPKAAYIFEKQLEEADFLIVNRIDELSAEQVEELVGLIQKFAPGTPILRQSAKTGEGFAGLIDMLDQRGAFGQKILELDYDVYAEGEAELGWLNGSMKVTADKAFALDEVLLGIVEGLRSELANAQAETAHLKTIGLWEGAYGVANLVSSDTPAVMSLESNCQTKTAEIVVNARVAIDPETLQAEVEKVVQAVADKHGLKVEFHQTQSFRPGRPVPTHRFTQPL, from the coding sequence ATGACGACCACTACTCCCAAGATTCGATTTGTCATGATCGGTGGTTTTTTGGGAGCAGGCAAAACCACCACGATTGGCCGTTTGGCCAAGGCTTATCAAGACCAAGGGCTGAAGGTGGGTGTCGTGACAAATGATCAGGCCGCCGATCTTGTGGATACCAACTTGCTACGGTCTCAAGGGCTGCAAGTGGGCGAAGTCGCTGGGGCCTGCTTCTGTTGCAACTTCAACGAACTGACTTCCACCGTCGAGAAGCTGTCGGCGGAAGAGCGACCAGATGTGGTGATCGCCGAGCCGGTCGGGAGTTGTACCGATCTGGTTGCAACGGTGATTCAACCGCTGATGCGTTTGTTTAAAGCCCAGTTCGATGTCGCACCGTATGGGGTTATTTTGAAACCGTCGCACGGTTTGCGAATTTTGCGGCAGGAGGCCAATGCTGGGTTTTCGCCGAAGGCTGCTTACATCTTTGAGAAGCAGCTTGAAGAAGCAGACTTTCTAATCGTTAATCGAATTGATGAACTCAGTGCCGAGCAGGTTGAGGAGCTTGTGGGGCTCATTCAGAAGTTTGCACCTGGGACACCGATTTTACGCCAGTCTGCTAAAACAGGAGAGGGCTTCGCTGGCTTGATCGACATGCTCGACCAACGCGGTGCATTTGGGCAGAAGATTTTAGAACTGGACTACGATGTCTATGCGGAAGGGGAAGCTGAGCTTGGCTGGCTGAACGGCAGCATGAAGGTGACCGCCGACAAGGCCTTTGCGTTGGATGAAGTGTTGCTCGGAATTGTGGAAGGGCTGCGCAGCGAACTGGCGAACGCCCAGGCCGAGACCGCTCACTTGAAGACAATTGGCTTGTGGGAAGGTGCTTATGGTGTGGCCAACCTGGTGAGCAGCGATACGCCGGCGGTCATGTCCCTAGAATCAAATTGCCAAACCAAAACCGCCGAGATCGTGGTGAACGCACGGGTCGCGATCGATCCTGAAACATTGCAAGCCGAGGTCGAAAAGGTGGTCCAGGCCGTTGCCGACAAGCACGGCCTGAAGGTTGAATTCCATCAAACGCAAAGCTTCCGGCCTGGTCGCCCGGTGCCGACGCATCGCTTTACTCAGCCACTCTAG
- a CDS encoding TonB-dependent receptor plug domain-containing protein gives MSQIQLSLTALLLGTISQAAFSQELSPAPSMQPIVWQDETPRLPPVDVLPNDQSEPAQQTLPNVIDENSIFNDAAEFDALFPALSDQMLQSWSDGTRGAPLSLFDNPRAIDIISQQRLLEKAPLDMGQALENEVGVMVQRTGRGQSSPYVRGLTGQQVLIMVDGVRMTNATFRSGPNQYFNTIDPNTVDHIEVIRGPGSVLYGSDAIGGVINVVTKSANYTSYNYLTGGTIQRFSSADLGYTGRVSVEGFTESTGFYGGGTYGNYNNLDIGGSPDAPVGFDVGRQPATSWRYNAADLKVTYLVDDTSELIFGLQHYRGEDIFRTDRYPANRESIFDPQVRDLYYLRYQGICDVGLADFYQITTSLQRTDELRKDRDFRPGKDPNVVSERSFFDEQFGLTFSFMKSLDRWGTVSYGFDWYHDEIGSARSDINYGTVPPTVTHRPGEIPNDSFYSRYGGYVQWEGELTEKLLLTGGVRYEHTTAGATVTVGSISDHIDPEYQDWVGNIGLTYKLTDELHLVGSISEGFRAPNIDDLAAINGNVFVGTQLPNPNLMPENSITYEIGSKMNTERFRAQTYVWWNDLQNYIDTSAPNTMQLLDRSNGHAYLNGVEFSAEYQLSYNWSVYGNYWYTYGQNLEKDEPLSRIPPQQGTLGIRKRWNEGRDWFDTYAWLVDKQDRLSARDKSDPNRIPPGGTPGFATLNFRYGRMISPRQRVSLNVENIFDEQYRVHGSGSDGPGINALLSYELTH, from the coding sequence ATGTCTCAAATTCAACTTTCTTTGACCGCGTTATTACTGGGGACGATTTCCCAGGCCGCTTTCTCGCAAGAGCTCTCCCCTGCCCCTTCGATGCAACCGATTGTTTGGCAAGACGAAACTCCACGCCTCCCCCCGGTCGACGTACTTCCCAACGACCAATCTGAGCCAGCCCAGCAAACACTTCCCAATGTGATCGACGAGAATTCGATCTTCAACGATGCGGCAGAGTTCGATGCGCTGTTTCCCGCGCTGTCGGACCAAATGTTGCAAAGCTGGAGCGACGGTACCCGAGGAGCACCACTGTCTCTCTTCGATAACCCCCGCGCCATCGACATCATCTCGCAGCAACGCTTGCTGGAAAAAGCACCACTCGACATGGGCCAGGCTTTGGAGAATGAAGTGGGGGTTATGGTTCAACGAACCGGACGTGGGCAATCCTCTCCCTATGTCCGAGGTTTGACTGGCCAACAAGTCTTGATCATGGTCGACGGAGTCCGCATGACCAACGCTACGTTTCGGAGTGGCCCCAATCAATACTTCAACACAATCGATCCCAACACGGTCGATCACATTGAAGTCATTCGCGGCCCTGGTAGTGTGCTGTACGGAAGTGATGCAATCGGCGGTGTCATTAATGTAGTTACCAAGAGCGCGAACTACACCAGCTACAACTACTTAACCGGCGGCACCATTCAACGTTTCAGCTCCGCCGACCTGGGCTATACCGGGCGTGTGAGTGTCGAAGGATTCACGGAATCGACCGGGTTCTATGGCGGCGGTACTTACGGCAATTACAACAACCTCGATATCGGCGGTTCTCCTGATGCTCCGGTAGGATTTGACGTCGGCCGTCAACCGGCAACCAGTTGGCGTTACAATGCTGCTGACCTGAAAGTCACCTACTTGGTGGATGACACCTCGGAGCTTATTTTTGGTCTGCAACATTATCGCGGCGAAGATATCTTCCGCACTGATCGCTATCCTGCCAATCGCGAATCGATTTTTGATCCCCAAGTTCGCGATCTGTATTACTTGCGGTATCAAGGGATCTGCGATGTAGGGTTAGCTGACTTTTATCAAATAACGACCTCGCTACAACGTACCGACGAGCTACGTAAAGACCGAGACTTTCGCCCCGGCAAAGATCCCAACGTTGTCAGCGAACGCAGCTTCTTTGACGAACAGTTCGGCCTGACGTTTTCGTTCATGAAATCGCTCGATCGCTGGGGAACCGTTTCTTACGGGTTCGATTGGTACCACGACGAAATTGGTTCGGCCCGTAGCGATATCAACTACGGCACCGTTCCTCCCACCGTCACCCATCGCCCCGGCGAGATCCCTAACGATTCTTTTTACTCTCGGTACGGCGGATATGTGCAATGGGAAGGTGAGCTAACCGAAAAGTTGCTGCTTACCGGAGGTGTTCGTTACGAGCATACGACGGCCGGAGCAACGGTTACCGTAGGCTCGATCAGCGATCATATTGACCCTGAATACCAAGACTGGGTCGGCAACATCGGTTTGACTTACAAGCTGACCGACGAGCTTCACCTGGTGGGATCGATCAGCGAAGGCTTCCGCGCCCCAAACATCGACGACCTGGCAGCGATCAACGGAAATGTCTTTGTGGGGACTCAACTTCCCAACCCCAATTTGATGCCCGAGAATAGCATCACTTACGAGATCGGCTCGAAGATGAACACCGAGCGATTCCGTGCCCAGACGTATGTCTGGTGGAACGACTTACAAAACTACATCGACACCAGTGCCCCCAATACAATGCAACTGCTTGACCGCTCGAATGGCCATGCCTATTTGAACGGCGTCGAGTTCTCTGCCGAATACCAGCTCAGCTACAACTGGAGCGTGTACGGCAACTATTGGTATACCTATGGGCAGAACCTGGAGAAGGACGAACCGCTTTCTCGTATTCCTCCCCAGCAAGGCACTTTGGGCATTCGTAAACGCTGGAATGAAGGTCGCGACTGGTTCGATACGTACGCTTGGCTCGTGGACAAGCAAGACCGGCTTTCGGCTCGCGACAAGTCCGATCCCAATCGTATCCCGCCTGGGGGCACGCCCGGTTTCGCGACTTTGAACTTTCGCTACGGCCGGATGATCTCGCCCCGCCAGCGCGTCTCACTGAACGTCGAAAACATCTTCGACGAACAGTACCGCGTGCATGGCTCCGGCAGCGACGGACCAGGGATCAATGCCCTGCTTTCGTACGAACTGACCCACTAA
- a CDS encoding hemin uptake protein HemP has protein sequence MHGSYDDMSGVQVTDRPLQRVSADQDRCSPIASQDLLQGQRQVWIDHGGTLYCLKATSNGRLYLTK, from the coding sequence ATGCATGGTAGCTATGATGACATGAGCGGTGTCCAGGTAACCGATCGACCGCTTCAGCGTGTTTCTGCTGATCAAGATCGTTGTTCGCCGATTGCCTCTCAGGACCTCTTACAGGGCCAGCGGCAGGTTTGGATCGATCACGGTGGCACGCTTTATTGTTTGAAGGCGACCTCTAACGGGCGTCTGTATTTGACCAAATAG
- a CDS encoding energy transducer TonB: protein MLVTTEFAGQRQAVNISATFAPPTPLSEPEPVEVVQSEMEAEESTANVEPDATIAKETLDLQPTVEHSSLLVEQPATPKVQVDQRRQFKRQPELVEPEVKRLERKTRTFEVASLAQAKPAPLGTSKKTPPDFSQNLPPVYPAEALRRGWKGEVLLRLTIDLDGTVSEVTIVRSSGYPILDSAAVAAVRSWRGVPTMQDGEPIVAQWELPIRFRSRPVSTR, encoded by the coding sequence ATGTTGGTCACAACCGAGTTCGCCGGGCAGCGTCAGGCGGTCAACATTTCGGCCACCTTTGCTCCGCCAACCCCGCTAAGTGAGCCGGAACCGGTGGAAGTGGTGCAAAGCGAAATGGAAGCAGAGGAATCGACGGCCAACGTTGAGCCCGATGCTACCATCGCGAAAGAGACGCTCGATCTTCAGCCCACCGTTGAGCATTCTTCTCTCTTGGTCGAGCAGCCTGCGACCCCTAAGGTTCAAGTTGACCAGCGCCGGCAGTTCAAACGTCAGCCCGAACTGGTAGAGCCGGAGGTCAAGCGGCTTGAACGTAAAACGCGCACCTTCGAGGTCGCCTCGTTGGCCCAAGCCAAGCCGGCTCCTTTGGGAACGAGCAAGAAGACCCCGCCAGATTTCTCACAAAACCTGCCACCGGTCTACCCTGCGGAAGCACTTCGCAGAGGCTGGAAGGGAGAGGTTTTACTGCGTTTAACGATCGATCTCGATGGGACGGTAAGTGAGGTGACGATCGTCAGAAGCAGCGGTTACCCCATTCTGGACAGTGCAGCAGTAGCCGCAGTGCGGTCGTGGCGTGGTGTACCTACGATGCAAGATGGAGAGCCTATTGTCGCCCAATGGGAGCTTCCCATTCGCTTTCGTTCCCGCCCCGTTTCTACCCGATGA